The following coding sequences are from one Capsicum annuum cultivar UCD-10X-F1 chromosome 3, UCD10Xv1.1, whole genome shotgun sequence window:
- the LOC107863828 gene encoding 11S globulin seed storage protein 2: MAVTTRLSLALFLSAFLLFAANAREYQGQPGQYGETGTRLTQAQQCRIQRLTGSQPSQRIESEGGFTELWDENEEQFLCAGVAPMRNVLRRRSLSLPNFHPMPRLVYIERGRGLISIIFPGCAETFQTQSQTFQAGRDPWEESGQGRRSDQHQKVHRIRQGDVVAIPAGAAHWCFNDGEEELVAISINDLNHQSNQLDQNSRAFYLAGGVQEIEKKRTQIGLRKQITQKFQNIFRSFDRELMAEAFNIPTEIVSKMQEEQSERGLIVNVREGMSMIRPDEEEEEEFEEQQGCSRPYNPWGRRGNGLEENVCTMKYRANMDTRRRADIFSRQAGKINHVNGQKLPILQYMDMSATKGTLYPNAVMSPHWAVNGHCVVYVQTGDAQVQVVDHTGQQVMNDRVNQGEMFVVPQYFASTLRAGQNGFEWVVLRTSSQPMNSQLAGYTSVIRAMPVEVLTNAYQISPNEAQRLKMNRGGESLLLSPQRRSF; this comes from the exons ATGGCGGTCACTACTAGGCTCTCGTTAGCTTTATTCCTCTCTGCTTTTCTCTTGTTTGCAGCAAATGCTAGAGAATATCAGGGACAACCAGGTCAGTACGGTGAGACAGGCACTCGTCTGACTCAAGCACAACAATGCCGCATACAGAGGCTCACTGGAAGCCAGCCGTCTCAACGCATTGAGTCAGAGGGCGGCTTCACTGAGCTGTGGGATGAGAACGAGGAGCAATTCCTGTGCGCTGGAGTTGCTCCTATGAGGAATGTTCTTCGTCGTCGTTCTCTCTCTTTGCCTAATTTTCATCCGATGCCTCGCTTGGTTTACATCGAGCGTGGCCGGGGATTGATAAGCATTATTTTCCCCGGCTGTGCTGAGACTTTCCAGACCCAATCGCAGACCTTCCAGGCTGGCCGAGATCCATGGGAAGAGAGTGGACAAGGCCGCAGAAGCGATCAGCACCAGAAAGTTCACCGCATTCGCCAAGGTGATGTTGTGGCAATTCCAGCTGGTGCTGCTCATTGGTGCTTTAACGACGGTGAGGAAGAGCTCGTAGCCATCTCCATCAACGATCTCAACCATCAGTCCAACCAACTTGATCAGAACTCCAGG GCATTTTACTTGGCTGGTGGAGTACAAGAAATTGAGAAGAAAAGAACTCAAATTGGTCTAAGAAAGCAAATCACGCAGAAGTTTCAGAACATTTTTCGTTCTTTTGACAGAGAATTGATGGCTGAGGCCTTCAACATCCCCACAGAGATCGTGAGTAAGATGCAAGAAGAGCAAAGTGAACGTGGATTGATTGTTAATGTCAGGGAAGGAATGAGCATGATTAGGCcagatgaagaagaagaggaggaattCGAAGAGCAGCAAGGGTGTTCACGGCCGTATAACCCATGGGGAAGGAGAGGAAATGGCTTGGAAGAAAACGTTTGCACAATGAAATACCGCGCCAACATGGATACTCGAAGACGAGCTGATATCTTCTCAAGGCAAGCCGGCAAAATTAACCATGTCAACGGCCAAAAACTTCCCATCCTTCAATACATGGACATGAGTGCCACTAAAGGAACCCTCTATCCG AATGCAGTGATGAGCCCTCATTGGGCAGTGAATGGCCACTGCGTGGTGTATGTACAAACTGGAGATGCACAAGTGCAGGTAGTAGACCACACTGGACAACAAGTAATGAATGACAGGGTGAACCAGGGAGAGATGTTTGTTGTTCCTCAATATTTCGCCTCAACATTGAGAGCAGGGCAGAATGGATTTGAATGGGTGGTGTTGAGGACAAGCAGTCAACCAATGAACAGCCAACTAGCAGGTTACACATCAGTGATTAGAGCCATGCCCGTTGAGGTCCTCACAAATGCCTACCAGATATCACCAAATGAAGCACAACGCTTGAAGATGAACAGAGGAGGAGAGAGCCTCCTTTTATCTCCACAGCGTAGGTCCTTTTAA